One Leptodactylus fuscus isolate aLepFus1 chromosome 11, aLepFus1.hap2, whole genome shotgun sequence genomic window, atttccttctccacttattacgcTGTTCTCCTGTTACTTATCTTGAATATGACCACTAGTTTACAGTCTCACAAATAGAGCCCTATGGAGCAGGAAGGGGTGGAGTGGGACTCCCCTGCTGgttaatttatttattgattgCCTTATTCTATGTActagcagcctcttatctacaaacttaGCAGTACTAAAAGTGTATCAGAGCATAGGAGCAACAATTATTGTCTTTTCtatcccctcccctcttcatagactactaTGGAGACAGTAACTGCCTAAAAAGTgaagaaacatatttctttaataaaatatattacaaagtttcttatattaacctgtactattcatttgatTATAGATATAGGTACGCTTTACACTTATTTGTTCTCAGGAGGGCGGTATAACTATTACTTTTTTAGATTAAGATCCTTCAAGACAAAACCTTAAATTCTTACCTACTGCACATCCATAATGTTCTGGATTTTGTCTACATTTACAGTGTGCCTATAGATATGATCCCTGTCAAGTTTCTCAAATTAGAAAAGCTAGGTTAAATGATTTCTACGGTATAGATATAATTAATATGATGGTGCTGTTTGATACATATGTATAATTCTGAGGACATCTTAGCTGATGAAATCCATCTATTCAATGTTGAACATTGAAGAGTCTGTCTCCTGAAGACAAGTGTCTTCTATATGCCACCCTTTCTGAATCAGAGTGAGCTACTTCCGGTTGGTCTGGCCATCTGGTCATGTTAACAAATGGACATCATATTCTACGACCTATGGATTGGTCTTTTGCAGCTTTCCTTAGTAATAGGCCAGGGGTTTCTCAATCAAATCCTGCCAAGCCACTGATCATTGGGCTGGTTATAAAGCATAACAAGaatcttttgattttctggcagcatttgtgacatttatacattttggctcctttcgttGAAATCCTACACTCCTTTATTCTTTCTTTTGCTCCTCTATTGAGCTCTGTACGTTACTTTTCACTAGAGTATAGGAATACAATGCAAAGAATATGAGGTTGGCTGGATCATTTCAAACATATCTTGGGTATTATAAACCCTAGAACAGTGTTTCTGTTGTCATGTCAATGAAAAAATCTCTGCTTTTGTATGACACCAAGATTGCAGTTCTATCTATATTACTTGCTGAAAGCACCATCAGGATTGTCAAAATATAACTAGGTACTTAACATGACCCTCCCGCCACATCTTCCCTGCATTACACAAGGGGCTGTGTCCATACTCCTAGTGAAAGCAAGgacaagaataaagaaatgcaggatttcacacaaaggataatacagtatagttataaaatgtattattgacaAAAAATTGACTTAAAAATTTGTCTGAAAGTAAGTTATGCTTTAATCTATATAGGGGCTATTACGATAAGACAACTTTTTTCttactgtaaaaataaaattacatgACACAATGTTATTATAAATCTACAAAATTGTTTTATAAATTTGGATGCAGTAGCTCCATATCATGCAAATCTGGGGTCgtgatattttttcttttctcattttTGCTAACAGTGCTTTTGCACAATATAAGGTTTCTTTCTTAATTGTAGAGAAACATATCCTGGCCATTAAAATATTCTATAATGAAAGACAAGAATATTTGACTTATGCATTAGACGGTGTGGTGTAAATGGCATACAGTACAACACATCACTTACTCCACTTGTGTCTCCTGGAAGCCTCTCTGGGGAGTAATGCCTGGAAAAGCAATTAGAGCCACAGTAATAAGGAATAAAGTGGTTTTCTCCAAGCAGACTGCAGTATAGATAAGGTCATGTATTTCCCCTGTGGTCGGAGTTAAGTTAAAACTTTCAGTGAGTGATTTTTAATACACATTATAATCTGGGCTTGTATTAAGGAAATATTGAAATACACCAGCAGCCACCTTGAATGTCCTGCACAGATGACCTATAGAACGTGAGGCATCATTTAGGTATCATATGGGCTTCTATCATTTTTTGCTTTGCTGGTATAAATGGGTCTGTGTTTATGTGCCCTATTAGGAGGTATGGAAATTATATAGGGGACCCCCTGCCTTAATATCCTCTCCATAAGCCAGACTTACCAGGGCCAGTATTACTTAGATGcctattaattttaatgggtACAATCTTACTTGTCTATAGATTGCTTTTCGCTTTGGAGGAATCTTTGGTTTGGCTAAAATgagataatatacaatatatacagaggATAAAATAGAAGTGGTAATAGTTTATttatgtcaattaacaaaataaagtcaataaagaaaagagaaatgcaaatcccatcaatatttggtgtgacctttggccTTCCATCTATTCTTTTGGGTACACttgcagtttttgaaggaactcaacaGGGAGGTTGATCAaaaatcttggagaactaagcacaaatcttctgtggatgtaggcttgctacaatccatctgtctcttcatgtcagactggatgatgttgagatcagggctctttgggggccgtcccttccaggactcctcctccaaagagtgcTCACACCagctattgatgggatttagatttctcctaTGTTCATTCACTTCGTCTTGCTAATTCTTTTGACTaaattattaacacttctatCTTGAAAGCATTCTTTACAGCATTTTTCCCATGCCAACCAGTTTTTCCATATCTAAAATTTTGTTCAATATGGTACAAATGGTGGGCACTATGTAATATTTTCTCATTGCCAGTAGGTTCTTATTTTAATATAACATCTAGGGGTTCAGTTGTAGTAGTAATCACTAGGACTTGGACCGTGAGGATGGCCCAAAAGCCAAATAAAATAGGAACATTCTACCTTCTGAAGACCATAAACCAGCCCCGCTCATGTTCAGCTGATATAGGTGCAGAGTTCCACGCAGCATATTTCTCTTGTAGCATTTTGCAGGTCTAATATGTGGGTACTTTGGGCTATGTGTACTGGCCTAAGTTTGACCAAATCTGTTTCTTCCCGGCCAAAACTTTAGAAGTTTTGGAGACAGCAAACAGTCTGGTGGGCCAAGGGTCAAAGGACCCCTGTTTTCTCTGCAGAAAGAGTACCATGTATAGTAGCAgaaatttatggcatatcctatcaAAGGTAAAAGGCCTTGCATCAATTGTAGTATAAGTATGATTTATAGAAACAAAAATGATGATGAATTTGTAAAAGTGAATATGTCACATTAATGTATTGAATTGAATCAACACTATTATAGACTACATGGACAAAAACTAagtttgtttcttttcttttcttcagGATCTTCAGATGTACCTTGATGGCCAATACTACATAAAACCATTAACATCCAAAGAGGGACTTTTGTTGCATAACTACGAGAAAGAATTCTAAAGATCATGGAGAGTTCTACTGGAGACATCCAACAGGTCCTTTCCATAGACCAAATCCGTTCCATCAGGGCCAACAATGATTACGTTGAGCGTCCTACTGTCTCGTTTATGCAAACCTGGTCAAATCCTTCACTTTCCCAACATGCTGCAAAACAAGAGTGGCCTAATGATCACCTGGTGTCCTACAACCACCAGGACCTTCATCGCAGCCAAAGTCATCAACATCAATCGCAACATCTTACCCATGATTTAAGCCATTCCAGTACAATAAGCTCAGTGTCTCGAAGCACCACAGCTTCAGATCAAAGACTACTAACTGGGATAACCCCATCTCAATCAAGACACTCTCTTATGAGGACACAGCCCAAGGATGGAGACCTTAAGCAAGATCAGTTTATCAAAGGATTAATGGAAAAGTCTGATAGGTATATGGGCCACCTCTTTATCTGTGAAGAGTGCGGGCGCTGCATATGCGATGAGTGTACGCAAGTTCGGAAACTTCCTTCGTGTTGGATTTGTGACCAGCGCTGCTTGTGCTCTGCCGAAAATGTAATAGATTATGGAACTTGCCTTTGTTGCATCAAAGGCCTCTTCTACCACTGTTCTTCAGACGACGAGGACAACTGTGCTGATAATCCATGTTCTTGCAGCCAAGGCTCCTGTTGTGCTCGGTGGGCCGTTATGAGCTTCCTCTCTTTCTTCATGCCCTGTCTATGCTGCTATCCTCCTATGAAAGGCTGCCTGTCCATCTGCCAGAAGGGCTACGATAGAGTAAAAAGACCAGGCTGTCGCTGTGAAAATCACACCAACACagtctgcagaaaaatatcctccTCTAGTGGCACACCGTTTCCAAGGCCTTTCGATAAACCGGTATGACCTAATAGAGTCCATGGTGGAATTAATCCTACTTCATTATATCCCTGAATTTCCTCTGCTGTCTTCTTCTCTGAAACGCTTGGTGCCAGAGTCAGTGAAAGCCTTACTTAAACCCCACTTGCAATCCAGGAATGTAAGAAAGTTTTAACTGAATGTAATACGGATAAACGATAAAAGAGAAGAATAACAACAACTTTGTAAGTCAACAACTCAAATGCTACGAACAATTTTGGAGATACATCGAGTAAATAATAGGATATAACATGGTGGTCAAGGTGGAAATTATTCGAAGGATCGAAGACGTTACTTAAAGGAAAGCTAAACTTTTTCAAAAAGACTCAAGTATTGGTAACTTATCGAACTTTTTGGGCTTATGGTCAGTTTACCTTGTTGGCAGTGCCGAGGAACTGAACTAGCAACTCAAGTTTGACTTGGAAAGCCTGTGATAAACATGAAAATGTGTGCACTTTAATATAGCAGACATAGCAATTGTAAGAAGAACTATACTTTGTAGACCATAGGGATAGACCGTCAACACGAATCAAACAGGGAAAACAAGATGAATCTTCAGAAGATGTCTGGTTGAAGTAGAATTAATGCCTGGTTACAAACCCACACAATCCAAACTGGGGAGCtacattttttggatttttttttttttttttcaattctagaAAGAAGCTTTTAGCAAACGTATCAACTAGGCAACAATGCATTTTGTCATATATCATAATATGATGTAAACCAAAGAGATATATTTTGCATGGATAGGTTATGTTTCTTTATTGCGCCCTATATTGATATCGTTGTTCATTTGGTTGCCATTTCTTCTCAGGTGGCACTTAAAGCTAAGAAATCTCCATTGCATTGAAACCTTACCGCCAGTGTTTTGTAGGTCTTCTTCAGCAGCGGATTCCTTTGCGTAGCCAACTTTTGATGGGAATTGATATTATATTTCATTAGTTTCCACCGAGTTGTGCATTGTTAAGAAATGATGTACCGtttttggaaaaacaaaaaagcaaCGTACCAACTGCATACAAGTTACCAGACTACCAACTGTTCATGCTGAAGCCTCATTCACTGTATATTGCACTTTGCAAAAATTCcgcaaaaaaaagtatatatacatataaaggtGCTTATATCTACTGATTGTCCATGTATTATGGAGTGTTACATGCAAATTTCTCAAAGTGACCAAGGTTcaaatctatatacatatatatatatatatatatatatatatatataaaatcagggAGGGGTCAGGAGCTAGATAAATCACATAAGTATAATGCAGACGCCTACATTTTGAAAGAGAATTTCTATTCATCTGGCTCGTAGTTCTTAATTCCAATTTCATCATTTTCCAAATATCTGAGTTGGAAATTCATTCTCCCCCTCACCCAACCAACAAATTATATAATCCAACCCAATCCCAATGGTATATGTCCATAAGCAGCTGGAAAGCGTAAAATTTTTCCTCTCAGATAaccattttattaatttattaagcATATCTGAAATAGTGGTGCTCCGTCTCCTGTGAGGTCAAACCGGCATATTCTATGAAATCTTCAATACTATGGTACCAGTACAAATGTAATTCATAATAACTTGCAGATAACTTACTATTATTCTGACTATACTATATTGGTTCAAGTTGATATCTGATGGTTGGTATGGACGCAACATATCTTTATATTCCATTTTTCATCCTACCTGCTGCTACAGACAATGGAGGCATCCATGACATTATAGAATATTTATGGCAATACACCTATTCATTCACTAAGTGACTAATCTCACTAATTCCTTGTAAAGTGCTGAAAGGTGTGAGTGCTTACTAGTATATATGAGCTAATAGACGTATATGTAAATAGTGGTTTCatatcactgtgttatggtcACACTTTGCCATCCCTAGGACAACTCGATCCTCCTGCAGTTTCTTAAAGTGAACCTAGATCAAATTGGGATTCCTTGGTGATCCAAGTTTGACTCGGTAGAACTGCCTGGGGAAAAAGTTGTGTTTAGAATATGTACCGTTGTGGCCTGAAGAAGTCTGTTACCAAAACCCAGCCTATCCACCCAACCCGTACATAGATAGAATAGGGTCACGTGAAATATACAGTGATTACGCCTTGTGGATCAaagcctccattgccgagatatctcCTTTTttgtagggtgggttcacacctgcgcccggtctccgctttgtgggtttctgcctTCTGCTGATAGGAGACTGAAACCcgacagtcagtgtccgcccatgagctcccataagtgttttgtggtctccgtggccaagctgtttttttttttactggatacaaagtcctgtATCTCTGACTTT contains:
- the SPRY3 gene encoding protein sprouty homolog 3 — its product is MESSTGDIQQVLSIDQIRSIRANNDYVERPTVSFMQTWSNPSLSQHAAKQEWPNDHLVSYNHQDLHRSQSHQHQSQHLTHDLSHSSTISSVSRSTTASDQRLLTGITPSQSRHSLMRTQPKDGDLKQDQFIKGLMEKSDRYMGHLFICEECGRCICDECTQVRKLPSCWICDQRCLCSAENVIDYGTCLCCIKGLFYHCSSDDEDNCADNPCSCSQGSCCARWAVMSFLSFFMPCLCCYPPMKGCLSICQKGYDRVKRPGCRCENHTNTVCRKISSSSGTPFPRPFDKPV